AATGGCCACTTCCAATGTCTCTAAAACACGCTGGGGACAAGAACTGCCGGGCGCACTTGAGCTGGGAAGTGTCGCCAATTTTACGGTCTTAGATTTTAATCAAACGCATCTGCGACGAAGTGCACACCTCGTCGCGTCTGTGCTCACCCGTGTCACTCCCGAAGACGTGCTACAAACTGTGCGCGCCGGGAAAGTGATCTACCAACAGAATTAATATGAAACATTATCTTTATGAAGGAAATGACGACTTCGCCTGGCATGCCAGGCGCTGGCCGCAATTTGATGAATACGCATCACCCGAGCAAACGCTTGTGATACTACCCGTTTACTCGATTGCCGACTGGTGCATGGGGCGTCCCATGGATTCGGAGGAAGTTGTGGGCTCAGTCGTCTTAGACCAGGCACTGGAAGCGACGCGTGAGGAATTGACGGCTTTAGTGCTACCACCGATTCGTTTCACGCCGCGCCAGTCGGTCGGCACGCAATTTCACTTAGACATTGAGCTCGCGCATCAGATGATAATCGAGACGATTCGCTCGGCGGCAGTGCCTGGCTTTAAGCGCTTTGTTTTGTTCAACACCAGTCCATTTCTTGAAGAGTGGATTGATGTAGCCGCGCGTGATCTGCGGGTGGTGCATGATTTGCAGATTTTCTGTGTCAATCTCTCTGGTGTCGGTCTCGACTTCCATCCCATCCGTGGTGGCGATCGCAGTGGTCTCGATTCGATTCTGACTGAAGTGCTCGGCGAGGCGTCTGAGCCAGCCGATGCGCAGCTAGCTCAGACGCTGGACGCGATTCCACGATCCGTGGTGAAAACAAATGATCCATTGGTTGCACATCCCGAAGGTGCTTCGGTGCTTTTGGGAGAAGTGGTTGAATCGACTGCGCGCTTGTTGCGCGAGATCGATACGCACGCGCCCTTGCAAGATTATGCTTTGAATAAGGAGGAAACAGAATGAGTTGGCCCAGTTATAGAAACCGTTATTTGCCTGCGATGACACGTGGGGCAATTGATACATTGCCGAATAAGGACAAAGCCTTTGTGGTCTTGCCAACTGGAGCGATTGAGCAACATGGTCCGCAACTACCTGTAGGTGTGGATGCACTGCTCGGGCAGATTTATTTAGACCGAGCGATGCCACTGCTGGCAGAAGATGCCCCCGTCTATGTGGCTCCGCCTATTCAGGCTGCCAAAAGTAATGAGCATACCGGATATCCAGGCACCTTGATACTGCACCGCGAATCGCTACGACAATTGATTGTGTCTGCGGGGCGTCAGCTTTCGGAGTGGGGATTCAAGCGTATGGGAGTTTTGAATACGCACGGTGGCAATATTTCAGTGATTAAAAGTGCACTGCGTGAGTTGAGTTTAGACTATGGCATGGAAGTGCAAGTGCTCTCCTCTCCCTATGAAATTGACATCTGTGCCCGTGAGCGCGCCTACGGTATACATGCCAATGAGGTCGAGTCTTCGCTGATGTATGCGACCACCCCCGATATGGTGGACCCCGCGTCCGCTACCTGCTGTTGGACGGGCACTCTGGACGATCCTAAGATCTTAAAATCTGAATTCGCCCCCGCAACTTATGCGTGGAAGACTTTAGATATTTCACGTTCCGGAGTGGTGGGCGATGCCACCGTGGCCACCCGCGAGAAGGGCGA
The nucleotide sequence above comes from Coraliomargarita algicola. Encoded proteins:
- a CDS encoding creatininase family protein codes for the protein MKHYLYEGNDDFAWHARRWPQFDEYASPEQTLVILPVYSIADWCMGRPMDSEEVVGSVVLDQALEATREELTALVLPPIRFTPRQSVGTQFHLDIELAHQMIIETIRSAAVPGFKRFVLFNTSPFLEEWIDVAARDLRVVHDLQIFCVNLSGVGLDFHPIRGGDRSGLDSILTEVLGEASEPADAQLAQTLDAIPRSVVKTNDPLVAHPEGASVLLGEVVESTARLLREIDTHAPLQDYALNKEETE
- a CDS encoding creatininase family protein, producing MSWPSYRNRYLPAMTRGAIDTLPNKDKAFVVLPTGAIEQHGPQLPVGVDALLGQIYLDRAMPLLAEDAPVYVAPPIQAAKSNEHTGYPGTLILHRESLRQLIVSAGRQLSEWGFKRMGVLNTHGGNISVIKSALRELSLDYGMEVQVLSSPYEIDICARERAYGIHANEVESSLMYATTPDMVDPASATCCWTGTLDDPKILKSEFAPATYAWKTLDISRSGVVGDATVATREKGELWISRAAEALAARLTELVS